One region of Streptomyces davaonensis JCM 4913 genomic DNA includes:
- a CDS encoding DUF72 domain-containing protein, with the protein MPLFIGTSGWQYKDWREVLYPSGCPMRLWLEEYAAHFATVELNNAFYRLPTRDNFEAWRNRVPGDFVIAVKASRYLTHIKRLRDPEEPVHRLMTHAQGLVNHLGPVLLQLPPTLHADAGLLDACLSCFPPGTRVAVEPRHDSWWTRTIREVLQSHDAALCWADIASRPATPLWRTANWGYVRFHEGAAHPWPRYGGQSLRTWATRIADTWPKGRDVYAYFNNDAGGAAVRDATAFARVATKAGLTVTRTPDQVPTS; encoded by the coding sequence ATGCCCCTGTTCATCGGCACCTCGGGGTGGCAGTACAAGGACTGGCGGGAGGTCCTGTACCCCTCCGGGTGCCCGATGCGGCTGTGGCTGGAGGAGTACGCGGCGCACTTCGCGACGGTCGAGCTGAACAACGCCTTCTACCGGCTGCCGACGCGGGACAACTTCGAGGCGTGGCGGAACCGGGTGCCCGGGGACTTCGTGATCGCGGTGAAGGCGAGCCGCTACCTGACCCACATCAAGCGCCTGCGGGACCCCGAGGAACCGGTGCACCGCCTCATGACCCACGCCCAGGGCCTGGTCAACCACCTGGGCCCGGTCCTCCTCCAACTCCCCCCGACCCTGCACGCCGACGCCGGTCTCCTGGACGCGTGCCTGTCCTGCTTCCCGCCCGGAACACGGGTGGCGGTGGAGCCGCGCCACGACTCGTGGTGGACGCGGACGATCCGGGAGGTCCTCCAGTCCCATGACGCGGCCCTGTGCTGGGCGGACATCGCATCCCGCCCGGCGACTCCGTTGTGGCGCACGGCGAACTGGGGCTACGTCCGCTTCCACGAGGGCGCGGCCCACCCGTGGCCGCGCTACGGCGGACAGTCCCTGAGGACGTGGGCGACACGCATCGCGGACACGTGGCCGAAGGGGCGGGACGTGTACGCGTACTTCAACAACGACGCGGGCGGGGCGGCGGTGCGGGATGCGACGGCGTTCGCACGGGTGGCGACGAAGGCGGGGCTGACGGTGACGAGGACACCCGACCAGGTACCGACTTCCTAG